In Alicyclobacillus vulcanalis, the following are encoded in one genomic region:
- a CDS encoding aminotransferase class IV, with amino-acid sequence MAVIGYFNGRWVDPAEPCVPLDERGHQFGDGVYEVIRAYGGRPFLLDWHVERLFQSMEALSIRPPFHPDECQSLIHELLQRSGESEAAIYLQVTRGSAVRNHLFPESSVKANVSGTVRPVPAGQAPHAPGRLLLLPDERWFNPWIKSLNLLPNVLAKQTAHDAGADEALLVRDGCMIEAASSNVWFVLHGELVTAPADRYILAGITRRFVLDLARDLGIPVREAKLPRDRLAEVDAIFLTGTLTEVYPVGSVVEHPDIPCEPVSAERPRVVPVSPSDVREVWTARDMALVEQLRNAFGERVRAWAGALA; translated from the coding sequence ATGGCGGTCATTGGATATTTCAATGGGCGGTGGGTGGATCCCGCTGAACCGTGCGTGCCGCTCGACGAGCGGGGCCATCAGTTCGGCGATGGCGTCTACGAGGTCATTCGGGCGTACGGTGGCCGGCCGTTTCTGTTGGACTGGCACGTGGAGCGCCTCTTCCAGAGCATGGAGGCGCTCAGCATTCGGCCGCCGTTTCACCCTGATGAGTGTCAAAGCCTGATTCACGAGCTTTTACAGCGCAGCGGCGAGTCAGAGGCGGCCATTTACCTGCAGGTGACGCGCGGCTCAGCTGTGCGCAATCACCTGTTCCCCGAATCTTCGGTGAAGGCGAACGTTTCCGGGACCGTTCGGCCCGTGCCTGCGGGGCAGGCGCCACACGCGCCCGGGCGGTTGCTGCTCTTGCCGGATGAGCGCTGGTTCAACCCATGGATCAAGTCGCTCAACCTCTTGCCCAACGTGTTGGCGAAGCAGACCGCGCATGATGCCGGTGCGGACGAGGCGCTCTTGGTCCGGGATGGCTGCATGATCGAGGCCGCGAGCTCCAACGTATGGTTTGTGCTGCACGGCGAGCTCGTGACGGCACCGGCGGATCGCTACATTTTGGCAGGCATCACGCGCCGATTTGTCCTCGACCTGGCGCGCGATCTCGGCATTCCCGTCCGAGAAGCCAAGCTGCCGCGCGACCGGCTGGCGGAGGTCGATGCCATCTTCCTGACGGGAACGCTGACCGAGGTCTACCCCGTCGGCTCGGTTGTGGAACACCCTGACATTCCCTGCGAGCCCGTCTCGGCTGAGCGCCCGCGAGTCGTGCCGGTCTCGCCGAGCGACGTGCGTGAGGTTTGGACCGCTCGCGACATGGCGCTCGTGGAACAGCTGAGGAACGCCTTTGGCGAGCGGGTGCGCGCATGGGCAGGCGCCCTGGCCTGA
- a CDS encoding histidine triad nucleotide-binding protein has protein sequence MNTCLFCQLVAGEIPSNKVYEDDHVLAFHDIRPQAPVHILIIPKRHIESAQAVTPEDRETLGYLHSIIPNIASDAGVAEDGYRLVANIGRHGQQTVPHLHYHLLGGRQLGWPPG, from the coding sequence GTGAACACATGCCTCTTTTGCCAATTGGTAGCGGGCGAAATCCCGTCCAACAAGGTGTATGAGGACGATCACGTCCTCGCGTTTCACGACATTCGCCCGCAGGCTCCCGTGCACATCCTGATTATTCCGAAGCGCCACATCGAGTCGGCGCAAGCAGTGACGCCGGAGGACCGCGAGACGTTGGGGTATCTGCACAGCATCATTCCGAACATCGCTTCGGACGCGGGCGTCGCCGAAGATGGGTACCGTCTCGTGGCCAATATTGGGCGTCACGGCCAACAGACGGTCCCTCACCTCCACTACCACCTGCTCGGCGGGCGACAGCTGGGATGGCCGCCAGGTTAA
- a CDS encoding OsmC family protein: MEMKVVGKWLGQRHFQADGPSGNTIYMDAKKEDGGTGQGNRPMELLLMGVVGCTGIDIAMIMEKMRVPLQSLEIEAVGERREAYPQAFTRIHLTYHMAGDVPPAKAWRAIRLSEQKYCSAIGSLKAEVVPHLVLNGTEVPPLDVVVDGQPD, encoded by the coding sequence ATGGAGATGAAAGTGGTCGGCAAGTGGCTGGGTCAGCGCCATTTTCAGGCCGACGGGCCGTCCGGCAACACCATTTACATGGATGCCAAAAAAGAAGATGGCGGAACGGGACAAGGCAACCGCCCCATGGAACTCCTGCTGATGGGCGTCGTCGGGTGCACTGGCATTGACATCGCTATGATTATGGAGAAAATGCGCGTGCCTCTGCAAAGTCTCGAGATCGAGGCCGTGGGCGAGCGCAGGGAGGCGTATCCCCAGGCCTTCACGCGTATCCACCTCACGTACCATATGGCGGGTGACGTGCCGCCGGCCAAGGCTTGGCGCGCCATCCGCCTCAGTGAGCAAAAGTACTGTTCGGCCATCGGGTCGCTCAAGGCCGAGGTGGTTCCGCACCTCGTGCTGAACGGAACAGAGGTGCCGCCCCTCGACGTGGTGGTGGACGGCCAGCCAGATTAA
- a CDS encoding cupredoxin domain-containing protein, with amino-acid sequence MRDVSPIRVLAAALASLAVITAFQAPRDVTWAAPIQVTLRDGGIDPREIDVRRGATVNIVVRNAGKQIHNFVVPDFYVFTQNLQPGETVTVSFVPDKTGNFRYYSDRDGIPELGMQGTMKVASQPGEAP; translated from the coding sequence ATGCGCGACGTCAGCCCAATTCGTGTGCTTGCCGCAGCGCTGGCATCTCTCGCTGTGATCACCGCTTTCCAAGCGCCGCGCGATGTGACATGGGCCGCGCCGATTCAGGTGACGCTGCGCGACGGAGGCATTGATCCGCGCGAAATCGACGTCCGACGAGGGGCCACGGTCAACATCGTGGTGCGCAACGCGGGCAAGCAGATCCACAACTTCGTGGTGCCCGATTTTTATGTGTTCACGCAGAACCTGCAACCGGGCGAGACCGTGACGGTTTCCTTTGTACCGGACAAGACGGGGAACTTTCGCTACTACTCCGATCGCGACGGGATCCCAGAGCTGGGTATGCAGGGGACGATGAAGGTGGCGTCTCAGCCTGGGGAGGCGCCATGA
- a CDS encoding phosphatase PAP2 family protein, translated as MGRIVNLWSVVERVDWHVLHWCEAHWGKHPTFDAGMRAVALYTPMVMLALIALAPLGWGGRAYSANPVRAAAASVIAAVLVRIAHEPISRWVRRPRPFEVEPLQTLLEHEGGDSFPSNHAAGGFALAVGGWHLGHVAYLLLALAVWLAAARIYCGLHYPSDVIAGAMSGAVMGYACSSLSGTHLGLDPASNLRVSSTSIARVD; from the coding sequence ATGGGACGAATCGTAAACCTCTGGTCGGTTGTGGAGCGCGTGGATTGGCACGTGCTCCATTGGTGCGAGGCGCACTGGGGCAAGCATCCCACGTTCGACGCGGGGATGCGGGCTGTGGCACTCTATACCCCGATGGTGATGCTGGCGCTCATCGCCCTCGCACCTCTTGGCTGGGGAGGGCGAGCGTATTCGGCGAACCCCGTTCGAGCGGCCGCTGCCAGCGTAATCGCGGCCGTGTTGGTCCGAATCGCACATGAGCCCATCAGCCGATGGGTTCGCCGGCCTCGGCCATTTGAAGTGGAACCCCTGCAGACGCTTCTCGAGCACGAGGGGGGAGACTCGTTTCCCAGCAATCACGCGGCGGGCGGCTTTGCGCTCGCCGTCGGCGGATGGCATCTCGGCCACGTCGCCTATCTGCTCCTGGCGCTCGCCGTCTGGCTTGCGGCGGCGCGCATCTATTGTGGGCTCCACTATCCGAGCGACGTGATCGCAGGTGCGATGAGCGGCGCCGTCATGGGGTACGCCTGCAGTTCGCTCTCCGGCACACACCTGGGGCTCGATCCCGCCTCTAACCTCCGCGTGTCGTCCACCTCGATCGCTCGAGTGGATTGA
- a CDS encoding phospholipase D-like domain-containing protein gives MFLWSGDIKAQALSMIRDSRRRLYVDIYECADPDLLRALVAARRRGVEVRAVLDATEKHSMSVALPTLAAAGIDVAPIRIKQGIDHVKLIIADDAVLVGGMNFGADSWENHDASVYLPGEADTFLPMFLWDAARAHGETAEAPQDRPPLISDRDIGPCVLRAIRDARREIDMEAFNLTDADVVRELRAAVMRGVSVSVLVDPSQFRNRQAVEALRQAGALVRYYRPYGGELLHAKILDVDHGDVFIVGSANFTHQAFTFNHEADVELAHVPAFAEALETDLHHQLARGSSYPIREKVASWDES, from the coding sequence ATGTTTCTCTGGAGCGGCGACATCAAAGCGCAGGCGCTCTCCATGATCCGCGACAGCCGTCGCCGACTTTACGTGGACATCTACGAGTGTGCGGATCCCGACCTCTTACGCGCCCTCGTCGCCGCTCGGCGCCGCGGTGTCGAGGTGCGCGCAGTGCTCGACGCCACGGAAAAGCACTCGATGTCGGTTGCGCTTCCCACGCTCGCCGCGGCCGGGATCGACGTGGCCCCTATCCGCATCAAGCAGGGCATTGATCACGTGAAATTGATCATCGCCGACGACGCCGTCCTCGTCGGCGGAATGAACTTTGGCGCTGACAGCTGGGAAAACCACGACGCCTCCGTCTACTTGCCGGGCGAAGCGGACACCTTTTTACCCATGTTCCTATGGGATGCTGCGCGGGCTCACGGGGAGACGGCCGAGGCGCCGCAGGACCGTCCCCCGCTCATCTCGGATCGGGACATCGGCCCTTGCGTTCTGCGCGCGATTCGGGACGCGCGCCGCGAGATCGATATGGAGGCCTTCAACTTGACCGATGCGGATGTCGTCCGCGAGCTGCGCGCCGCTGTGATGCGAGGCGTCTCCGTGAGTGTCCTGGTGGATCCGTCTCAGTTCCGCAATCGCCAAGCGGTAGAGGCGTTGCGCCAAGCGGGCGCTTTGGTACGATATTACCGACCGTATGGAGGAGAGCTGCTTCACGCCAAGATTCTGGATGTCGATCACGGCGATGTGTTCATCGTCGGCAGCGCGAACTTCACGCATCAGGCTTTTACGTTCAACCACGAGGCGGACGTGGAGCTCGCGCACGTCCCGGCGTTCGCAGAAGCATTGGAAACGGACCTCCATCATCAGCTGGCGCGCGGAAGTTCCTATCCCATTCGTGAAAAGGTGGCATCATGGGACGAATCGTAA
- a CDS encoding DNA polymerase III subunit alpha has protein sequence MFVHLHCHSPYSFFEGASRIESLVAQAAAQGMPALALTDRNTIAGQPEFHRLAAMYGVKPIAGAELTLEDGSHLVVLAESAKGFRHLCELLTRMHVEAQDRRDPRLREADLFERSEGLIVLSGGRRGFVQRALARRAYADVRQFVERYRGALGERFYLEWTADGLPGSARRMRDLLELAEATGVPAVAATEVHAASPEEIAVHDVLTCIRVGCDLQTPHPERPFNRMGYLHDEAEAMRRFAQDPRAVARTLEIAERCAPVFPVKGPLFPRYRDASGRGGMPLLEQLVWEGARARYGRVSAELQVRLEHELSIIRDLGYADYFLVVWDMVRYARTRGIRCAGRGSAADSVVAYCLYLTDVDALHRNLLFERFLSRERAERPDIDIDFASDRRDEVIDYVYRRYGRDRVARVATYQTFRARSAVREVGRAFGMPDDLLDRLAKRIPWSTHADEIEEALERVPELQDFQPYRRAFQWMVAIARQIAGFPRHFGTHTGGVVISGEPLMKVTSLQPSASGFLITPYDKRLLEDVGLVKLDLLSLRTLAAVDGALRLGTARSVDYDRIPMGDEATYASIRRGDTIGVFQLESPAQRALQVRLGAESIEDLVASVALIRPGPIQGNMVDPFLARRRGLEPVNYLHPKLEPILGKTYGVVLFQEQVIEIATAIAGFTPGEADELRRVMSHARSRAEMEQIGERFVQKAVCQGVPLETAQTLFSYVRGYASYGFCEAHAAAFATTAYKTAYLIEHHPASFFAAVLNQLPMGYYPAHVICAEARRRGVHILPVDVNESEWDASVPEPDAIRLGFRLIRSFSERVARALVEERRMSGPFRGLADAVMRVAQADVLHFEHLIRAGAFDRADGRDRRALLWELPSLLALRKEQALPLLGSHAAHAEDGSGQGEGLPPMSLADRIAGEYAVLGIGVSGHWMSLFRDALRSEGYSTLAEAGEARDGASVKVAGLSIRPHRPPTKSGKTVVFFTLEDETGLADAVMFESVYRREGAVLFTPFGRLIGVSGVIERRGGQRGQIRVEHMWSLARG, from the coding sequence ATGTTTGTCCACCTTCACTGTCATTCTCCCTATTCGTTTTTTGAAGGCGCATCTCGCATCGAGTCGTTGGTCGCACAGGCGGCCGCGCAGGGCATGCCCGCGCTCGCACTGACGGATCGAAATACCATCGCGGGACAACCGGAGTTTCATCGCCTGGCTGCGATGTACGGCGTGAAGCCCATTGCGGGCGCGGAGTTGACGCTGGAGGACGGATCGCACCTCGTGGTGTTGGCAGAAAGCGCGAAGGGGTTTCGCCACCTGTGCGAGTTGCTCACGCGCATGCACGTGGAGGCTCAGGATCGGCGAGATCCCCGGCTGCGGGAGGCGGACCTGTTCGAGCGGAGCGAGGGACTCATCGTCCTCTCGGGAGGACGGCGAGGCTTTGTTCAGCGCGCTTTGGCGCGGCGCGCGTATGCGGATGTGCGCCAGTTTGTGGAGCGGTACCGGGGGGCGCTTGGGGAGCGATTTTATCTCGAATGGACGGCGGATGGTCTTCCTGGCAGCGCCCGGCGCATGCGGGACTTGCTTGAACTGGCGGAAGCCACCGGTGTGCCCGCCGTCGCAGCCACCGAGGTTCACGCTGCGAGTCCCGAGGAAATCGCGGTTCACGATGTGCTCACCTGCATCCGGGTGGGATGTGATCTTCAGACGCCGCACCCCGAGCGCCCGTTCAACCGCATGGGGTATTTGCACGACGAGGCCGAAGCCATGCGCAGGTTTGCACAGGATCCCCGGGCGGTGGCGAGGACGCTCGAAATTGCCGAGCGATGTGCCCCTGTGTTTCCCGTGAAAGGTCCTTTGTTTCCCAGGTATCGAGACGCTTCAGGGAGGGGCGGCATGCCCCTTCTCGAGCAACTCGTGTGGGAGGGCGCGCGAGCGCGGTACGGGCGCGTGAGCGCCGAGCTGCAAGTTCGCCTGGAGCACGAGCTCTCTATCATTCGCGATCTCGGCTATGCCGATTACTTCCTCGTCGTCTGGGATATGGTTCGCTATGCGAGGACGCGAGGCATCCGCTGTGCGGGTCGGGGATCGGCGGCTGACTCCGTCGTCGCGTACTGTCTCTATCTTACAGATGTGGACGCGCTCCACCGCAATCTCCTGTTCGAGCGCTTCCTTTCACGTGAGCGAGCGGAGCGGCCGGACATCGACATTGACTTCGCGAGCGATCGGCGGGATGAGGTCATCGACTACGTGTATCGGCGCTACGGGCGCGATCGAGTGGCGCGCGTGGCCACGTACCAGACGTTTCGCGCGAGATCGGCTGTCCGCGAAGTCGGGCGCGCGTTCGGGATGCCCGACGACCTCTTGGACCGCTTGGCCAAGCGAATCCCGTGGTCCACACATGCGGATGAAATTGAAGAGGCGCTGGAACGTGTGCCGGAGCTCCAGGACTTTCAGCCCTATCGCCGTGCGTTTCAGTGGATGGTGGCTATCGCCCGCCAGATCGCGGGCTTTCCTCGTCACTTCGGCACGCACACGGGAGGTGTGGTCATCAGCGGAGAACCCCTGATGAAGGTCACGAGCCTGCAGCCCTCGGCCTCGGGCTTTCTCATCACGCCATACGACAAACGGTTGCTGGAAGACGTGGGGCTCGTGAAGCTCGATCTCCTGTCTCTCCGAACCCTGGCGGCTGTGGATGGGGCGCTCCGCCTCGGCACGGCGCGCTCTGTGGACTATGACCGCATCCCCATGGGCGATGAGGCCACCTATGCTTCGATTCGCCGCGGAGACACCATCGGCGTCTTTCAATTGGAGAGCCCTGCACAAAGGGCCTTACAAGTGCGCCTCGGGGCAGAATCAATCGAGGACCTCGTGGCGAGTGTTGCACTCATTCGGCCTGGTCCCATCCAGGGCAATATGGTCGATCCGTTTTTGGCTCGTCGCCGCGGACTGGAGCCGGTGAACTATCTCCATCCCAAACTGGAGCCCATTCTCGGCAAGACGTACGGCGTGGTGTTGTTTCAGGAACAGGTGATCGAGATCGCCACAGCCATTGCGGGCTTCACCCCTGGGGAAGCCGACGAACTTCGCCGCGTGATGAGCCATGCGCGCAGCCGTGCTGAAATGGAGCAAATTGGGGAGCGGTTTGTGCAGAAAGCCGTGTGCCAAGGCGTGCCGCTCGAGACGGCACAAACTCTCTTTTCCTACGTGCGCGGTTACGCGAGTTACGGGTTTTGTGAGGCGCATGCCGCGGCTTTCGCCACGACGGCTTACAAAACGGCGTATCTCATCGAGCACCATCCGGCGAGTTTCTTTGCGGCTGTGCTGAATCAACTTCCGATGGGATACTACCCGGCTCATGTGATTTGTGCGGAGGCTCGAAGGCGCGGCGTCCACATTCTGCCTGTCGACGTGAACGAAAGCGAATGGGACGCAAGCGTTCCCGAGCCGGACGCCATCCGCCTTGGATTTCGCCTCATCCGCTCATTCTCCGAGCGCGTGGCGCGAGCGCTGGTCGAGGAGAGGCGGATGTCGGGGCCCTTTCGCGGACTGGCCGACGCCGTCATGCGCGTAGCTCAGGCGGATGTGCTTCACTTCGAGCACCTGATCCGCGCAGGCGCGTTCGATCGCGCGGACGGCCGGGATCGCCGGGCGCTCCTTTGGGAACTGCCGAGCCTGCTCGCGCTCCGCAAGGAACAGGCGCTGCCGCTCCTGGGCTCCCATGCAGCGCACGCGGAGGATGGGAGCGGTCAAGGGGAAGGCCTGCCGCCCATGAGCCTCGCTGATCGAATTGCGGGTGAATATGCCGTGCTGGGTATCGGCGTGAGTGGACACTGGATGTCGCTGTTTCGCGATGCGCTGCGGAGTGAGGGATATTCCACGCTGGCCGAGGCAGGAGAAGCGCGGGATGGCGCGAGCGTCAAGGTTGCAGGACTTTCCATTCGCCCGCACCGCCCGCCGACGAAGAGCGGGAAAACGGTCGTCTTCTTCACCTTGGAAGACGAGACGGGCCTCGCGGACGCTGTGATGTTCGAGTCCGTCTATCGGCGCGAAGGGGCTGTCTTGTTCACACCGTTTGGGCGGCTGATCGGTGTATCGGGCGTGATCGAGCGGCGCGGCGGGCAGCGAGGGCAAATTCGCGTGGAACACATGTGGTCGCTGGCGAGGGGATGA
- a CDS encoding DUF6504 family protein, with the protein MSRLVRRPMAVLRWKGELPESFVYEGRSHQVQWVLDEWWEMGDWWRAGRDRRVVRVWTHDDACMDLECEDGVWRVYRIWD; encoded by the coding sequence GTGAGCCGCTTGGTTCGCAGGCCCATGGCTGTGCTCCGTTGGAAGGGGGAGCTGCCGGAATCGTTTGTTTACGAAGGGCGGAGCCATCAGGTGCAGTGGGTGCTTGATGAGTGGTGGGAGATGGGCGATTGGTGGCGTGCGGGGCGAGATCGTCGCGTGGTTCGCGTATGGACGCACGACGACGCATGCATGGATTTGGAATGTGAGGACGGCGTCTGGCGCGTGTATCGCATCTGGGATTGA
- a CDS encoding Y-family DNA polymerase — MRFSLYGECEGLLGESRGPFVVEAEGVIVDISRTAARAGVQLGMTVGEAVALVPGCHVTPATEESASWRHLRQVLWAHTPWVETHPLERRFWIEISGARIPLSELRQIACEIRQGLTEEQRIVFALARTPWQARMLLSWSRHERVPGALYRKLGSEALVVAPDLLAKNRADWSRAPVAAAWWIPAKAREELVALGVFRLEDLENIPDASLCARFGEGARVWRTGGGQRQILRPDGAPDAWSVSWRADAEGVPLEHAVAQTRRCVEALCKDLAQVGLAAQTLCVTVWTDAQEIRWEKRLAKPTHRPDALWAQISWPKEMEQVRRCWGAELCATDVTQLQPVQANLFEQTKEMGALKPKVVTEVAAWEPLMARWPKLRRGMAVDFRERRLALLLAEMAQ; from the coding sequence ATGCGGTTCAGTCTGTACGGCGAATGTGAAGGGCTGTTGGGGGAAAGTCGCGGTCCGTTCGTCGTTGAAGCAGAGGGCGTGATCGTCGATATCTCCCGAACGGCTGCGCGAGCCGGTGTCCAGTTGGGAATGACCGTCGGGGAGGCTGTGGCACTCGTCCCCGGCTGTCATGTGACGCCGGCCACAGAGGAATCCGCGTCTTGGCGCCATTTGCGGCAAGTGCTGTGGGCCCACACGCCCTGGGTAGAAACCCATCCGTTGGAGCGACGTTTTTGGATTGAGATCTCTGGCGCGCGCATTCCTCTTTCTGAACTCCGGCAAATCGCGTGCGAGATTCGCCAAGGCCTGACGGAGGAACAGCGCATCGTGTTTGCGCTGGCGAGGACGCCGTGGCAGGCCCGCATGCTCCTGTCGTGGAGCCGCCACGAGCGTGTGCCGGGAGCGCTGTATCGGAAACTGGGCAGTGAGGCGCTCGTGGTCGCGCCGGATTTACTGGCGAAGAACAGGGCAGATTGGTCGCGCGCGCCCGTTGCCGCCGCGTGGTGGATCCCTGCCAAGGCCCGGGAGGAGCTCGTGGCGCTCGGCGTCTTTCGCCTCGAGGACTTAGAAAACATTCCAGATGCCAGTCTGTGCGCCCGGTTTGGCGAGGGCGCGAGAGTTTGGAGAACGGGCGGGGGACAGAGGCAAATCCTTCGCCCGGATGGTGCACCGGATGCGTGGAGTGTTTCATGGCGGGCAGACGCAGAGGGTGTACCACTGGAACATGCGGTCGCGCAGACGCGCCGCTGCGTGGAGGCGCTTTGCAAAGACCTCGCTCAAGTCGGGCTCGCTGCTCAAACGCTGTGCGTGACGGTGTGGACGGATGCTCAGGAGATACGGTGGGAAAAGCGCCTGGCCAAACCCACGCATCGGCCGGATGCCCTATGGGCTCAGATCTCGTGGCCGAAGGAGATGGAGCAGGTGCGCCGGTGTTGGGGAGCGGAGCTGTGTGCCACGGACGTCACGCAGCTTCAGCCGGTGCAAGCCAACTTATTTGAGCAAACCAAAGAGATGGGCGCTCTAAAGCCGAAGGTGGTGACAGAGGTCGCCGCATGGGAGCCGCTGATGGCGCGATGGCCGAAGTTGCGGCGAGGGATGGCGGTAGATTTTCGCGAACGCCGGCTGGCGCTGCTTCTCGCCGAGATGGCGCAGTGA
- a CDS encoding DEAD/DEAH box helicase, with translation MARGGSAMARRGVILTTLVRLKQVCDHPALLAGGRPSPKRSGKLRALIDRLRVAVEAGEAALVFTQFREMGEILCAALEAEMGFRPAFLHGGMSAKARGEIVEQFQTGRLASPVLILSLRAGGVGLNLTRASHVFHYDRWWNPAVEDQATDRAYCIGQTRAVEVHKMICVGTLEERIDEMLQAKRALSDVVSRVSEDWVTELDDEALHQLFALQPAGVVEDDEP, from the coding sequence ATGGCGCGCGGGGGAAGTGCCATGGCGCGTCGAGGTGTGATTTTGACCACGCTCGTCAGGCTGAAGCAGGTGTGCGATCACCCGGCCCTCCTTGCCGGAGGTCGGCCCTCGCCGAAGCGAAGCGGCAAGCTGCGGGCCCTGATCGATCGGCTGCGCGTCGCGGTGGAAGCCGGCGAAGCCGCGCTTGTCTTCACGCAGTTCCGGGAGATGGGCGAGATACTGTGCGCGGCGTTGGAGGCCGAGATGGGCTTTCGGCCTGCGTTTCTCCACGGCGGCATGTCGGCGAAGGCGCGGGGCGAGATCGTCGAGCAGTTCCAGACGGGGCGCCTGGCCTCGCCTGTGCTCATTCTTTCGCTTCGCGCAGGTGGCGTCGGGCTCAACTTGACGCGGGCGAGCCATGTGTTTCATTACGACCGGTGGTGGAATCCGGCGGTCGAGGACCAAGCGACGGATCGCGCCTATTGCATCGGGCAGACGCGGGCGGTAGAGGTGCACAAGATGATCTGCGTGGGAACGCTCGAGGAGCGAATTGACGAGATGCTTCAGGCGAAGCGGGCGCTCTCCGACGTGGTGAGCCGCGTGTCGGAGGACTGGGTGACGGAGCTCGACGACGAGGCGCTTCACCAGCTGTTCGCGCTCCAACCCGCAGGGGTCGTGGAGGACGATGAACCGTGA